The genomic segment AAGAATGCAAGTAAATCAAAAAGATGATCAATTTCCAAATTTAATTCCGCTTCGGTAAAATTTTCAATATACTGAGTATGAGTACCTGCATTTCCGAGCGGTTTTATTTTGTCGACAATGGCGATCAAATCTTGATAGCGGCTTTCCCCGAGTAATTCCTCACCTTTTTCTTTGAATGTAGGATTATAAAGTTTTCCTAGCATAAATTGTTCATTCGGATCAATGTCTAAAATTTTTCTGATAAGAATTTCAGAATATTGTCTAATACCAGCTAGCTTCCCCCTTATCGAACGGTCTATATAAAAAGTGTCGTTAAGAATATCACTAATAATATTTTGATAATCAGTATCATCGAAGTTCACTTTTAAAATCCTCCTTATGTTTCATATAAGCTAACACTCGTCCACCCTAACTATAGTTTGGATGTAGACTTTATGTATTACTTATTAAAATTCTCCATGAATTCTTCACAAATCTTTACAATGGTTTCTGTTAAATTTAACTCTTCAATTTTAATCCAAGGGAACGTTATATCCCTGTTTCGTTCCTTGGCAGAACCATAACATTCATCATCCTTAGTTTGAAAAGTCGTAATTTCCCAAAACCATTTCTCGCCATCTTTTTCGAGAATAACCATTACATTGTGAACTCTAACTGATTCCAAATTAATACACCACCCTCCACACCAATCATAGTATGAATGGAAATCTATGTCACTAACATAATTCGACATTACCAGAAGCACCTAATATGAAATGCCTTAAATTATGTATTCTTATTCCTCTTTCATATCCATTTGAATTAAATACTTACATTTTGGACAACGACAAGATAATTTATAAGTTTTCTTTTTCGGATTGAACTCATCGACCAATGCATTGACCATGCCTGGAAATGATAAAATAATAGCGAAAATTGAAATCATAATTATAGAATCTGGTTTTCCTTTGAAACCTTCAACAATTAATGTGAAGATTAAAAAGAATAAAAATAAGATTAATGCTACTGCAAGTATTATTAAACTCAAACGATTATATATATTCTTTATAGTTTTCCACATAAACATTCCCCCTCTACTTACTTACGATTATTTCCGGAAAAAGTTTCACAATAAAAAGCCACACCTGTAATGGATGTGAGCTTTTATTTGTTACATATGTTTTTATCATTATTTTTTTTTATTTCTCTATTAAAAACTCTGCGATATCTAATTCAATTAATTTCGAAGCCATATTCGATTCTACACTACTTAATGTTTCACCTAATATACTTCTCATTAATTTATCTGAGCAAACGTAATGCAATAAGGGCATAACGCTCATAGAGTTAGCAAAAGAACTGGATATCGGTTCCACTACTCTTTGGAAAGACCAACAACGTTTCGGCCGCCTTAGATACTTGGCTCCAGACAGTAAAGAAATCCGAAAAGAAAGAGTTGAAATTGTAACCGCTGCACTAAGAAAGAATCCTCATGCTACCGGAAGAGAGCTTCATGAAATAACCGGAATAAATCGAACATCCATCTATGAGATCATCAGGTCCGAGGGTTTAAAGCCCTGAGGACCTGACACATGAATACGTACTTCCTTTGGACACTATTTTTTATTCCCCTTTATTTTTCATAAGTAATGTCAGGATGAGCATCATCACATACAGTAACATGATAATGCCGAACGTATAATGATGGTTCGCCGTCCCGTCATAAACAACTGCAATCAGAAGAGGCAATAATCCCCCTATGATGAAACCGCCTGTTTGCATCATTGCAGTCCAAGAACTTGCTTCCTCAGCTGTCTTTGTCTCGTCAAGTGGTAAAAGAAGTGCTATGGGGAATAAACCGCCAAGTGGTATCCCCATGATGAATGCGCCTGCCCACATGAGTGGATGGATCCCTGTCCAGAACAGCGCGACTGCGAGCATCCCCGCAATAAGCATTAGCATAAGCCAAAACTTTCGTGCTGGAAAACGCTCCATCAGCAAAGGTAGGAGAATGTTTAAAAAGATTTGGACCGTCGTCATAATGCTAAGGAGAGTTCCCGCCTGCAGCAATGTCATTCCGGAAGAAATTGCAATTGGCGCGAGCCAAGTAATAATTGAAAAGAATGCAGATGACTGCAAACCGAAAAATAGTAAGAATAGCCATGCCTTCCGTGTTTTCCATGGGGATCTCACCTTTTTCTGTTTCCCCTTTACGACAACGGAATCGAGTTGACGTACTTCCATGTTCCCTCTCATTGCTAAAAACCAGGCAACTAGACCGAGAAGTGCTAGCATGGACCAAATACTAAGTGCAAACAAGTAGGATCCTGTTCTATCAAAAAATACAGCCGTCAGTCCTGCACTAGCTGCAGACCCGACCCCCATTCCGAAAGAATAAATTCCGATAACAGATGCAGCGCGGTCCGGGAAATACTGCTTGATCATTGCGGAAAGGAGTGGCCCGATTACTGCAATAGCGATACCTATAAGGAAGGCTGTTCCGATTAGAATTAAAAAACTGGAAATGAACCCGCGTAAAGCGGTCATTAGTCCAATTAGTATAAGCATTGCATAGATTGTATACTTCAATCCAAATTTCCGGTTCAACACCGGTGCCATTGAGGCAAAAACGCCCATACAAATGACAGGTACCGCCGTCAATAGACTCACCTGTGCATTAGATAACGTCAACTGCTCACGAATTGTTTCAAGCATGGGCCCAATGGAAGTGATAGCTGGCCTCATGTTAATGGATATCGCAAAAATCGCGAAAATAATAAGAAATGCGTTTTGTTTAGTTACTTTTTTAGACATTTCCTCGTTCCTTTCTTTCAGTAAAACAAATAGCTCTGGGCGTTCATTGCTGAGGGAAACTCTGGTCATCCCCCTAAAACGGACAAAGTAGGGTATAGTCTAGTCTATGCAAGAACTCTAATTATCCTATCTAGGATGGAAGGTTTTCTTCTCCATATTGATCAAGGAACTGTCTTTACATCACTTCAACACCATAAACAATCAAAGAAACTTGGCTTTATTCCAAGCATGTCAAGAAGAGAAAACTGCTGGGACAACACTGTAATGGAGAGTATCTTTTCACACTAAAGTGGCATGTAACACTAAATAAAATAAGTCGTCTTACAATTAAATAAATCTTCATAGACGGCTCTTTGTCATGCGTACCCAAGTGGTTCGCTATTTTTTATAATTCGAGCTTTCTGTCTAGCATAGCAAACCGTAGATTTAAAATAATAATTAGTGTGTGGTGCTGCAATCACATCACATATCCCAGTGAAAACACAAAATAACCAAACATTCAATAGAGTGTCTAGTTTACATTCTATCACGTTATGAGGGTAGTGTTCCGAATAGTGCCATGTGTGTATAGCTAACCGGAGTACTTATCCACTATAGCAAACTCTATTATTAATTCCGCCATTACCATTACCAATCCCCTCCCAGTGTTATACGAGAGGAATTCCGACTTTTTTCATTGCTCATAACTTCCCTTTTCAAACTTATATGCTGAAACCTTATAATCAATAAATGCACCAATGAACCCTATAGGTATACCGCCTGCAGAGGTTGAAAGTAAAATAATAAAAAGATCTACCCTCCCTACTTTTTGGTACAAAAAATAGAAGACTAAAACGGTTCCAATTGCTGTGAATATCACCGTGAAATAATAAGTTATATTCACACATTCTTCCTCTCCCGTCAATTTCTCACTCATACCATACCCTCATTTCTTGGAACAACAATAATGTACTTTTATTATTCACTTACTTTTGTTGTTTCAATCAATTCAGGCATGATATCCGTATTATCCTCACTCGGAAATACGTGCGCGATATGCGTTTGATATGTTTGCTATTAAGTTTATCGGATTCATATATTGCTCTTTCGCTTAATGTTCAAACTGCGTATTAAACAGTTTTCATAATATGTTCCGATTGCCTCTGTGATACTATCATTTAATACATAATGAAAGGAACTAAAGCCATGATTATATTAATACAGTTGATCAGCTCAATACCCAGCTTGTAGGGCGTGCTGCAACACCCCTTGACGTGCCTTGCAAGCTCGGGTTTCTCCAAGGGAGCTGATCCAAATGAAAAACCGTTCCAAAGCCTATACTCGCCATCAGCGAGAGAGAATCATTCAAAGAAAATGGGCAATTCTAAAAGATGCTCTGCAACGAGAAGGCGAGTCCATGCCCGTGCGTGGGACATTAAGCAAAGGAAAAGTCCATTGTTCTTGTAGAATGTGCTGCTATAAACAGTATCATGGCATCCCAAAATCTAAACATAAAGCACAATGGGAAGCGATGCAGAAGGAAATAGACGATTAAGTCTATTTCTTTTTTAATGGCTTTTTTTATTTCACATAATGTGTCCACTGTTTATCGGACCGCACATGTATCAGCGCAAGAAAGTAAATGACCCTTCACACTAAAGTGGATTCATACATATCCTGTAAAAGTATGCTACCAATGCATATTTGACATCATATAAGGAAGGATGTACTTATGAGTTCGAATATTGATTACACTTCACCAGCAACTCAGTTCACTTTTGACGTAAATGACAGTCCGATTTTCAAAAAAGACAATCAAAATTTTATTAATGTGTTAGGTATCAAACAATTAAACACATTAGAAAATGTGTCATTACTTGATATCTTTCTTAGCGCTGGCAATGTCATCGAGCCACATTACCATCAACATGCTGCAGAGCTTGTTTATTGTATTTCTGGAGCTTGTACTGTTTCATTTCTGAATCCTTTTACAAAAGAAATCCAAAATTATCCTATTACCCCTGGGCAAGTTGCAAACGTGCCGCAAGGATGGTGGCACTATATAGTAGCTACTGCTAATAACACTCATTTTTTAGGTATTTTTGATGCACCAACTCCGGAAGTAATTCTAGGGTCTGACCTCTTAAAATTAACGCCTTCGAATATTATGGCACATACCTATTGTATGGATGAGAGTCAATGGAAAAAAGCAATTGCTCCCGTTGAGCCTTCTACATTTATCGGACCCCCAAAGGACTGTAACAGAGTGAAAGAAACCACCTCATATCCAGTCCCACATTCTGTAGAGCAATACGCCGACCAAATGTGTCCATATACTTATCAAAAATAACAATTTATCGTTCTTTCTCTTTGAACGCGTCCATCCCATTCATTACTTTACTTGATGTTCGAATTGGCGACCTCCTCACTAATCTGTGGACGGGTCGCTCTAGCTTTGTTCAATTTAACCTTCTCACTGACAACGAATCGAGCTGTTGACGATTGTGTCGGTCATTTTTTCACTTCACGTTGAACTTCTTAATAGTTCTACTCCAGACTGATAATCCTCTTTTCCGGGGCCTGTACTATATCCTGCATGTTCTTCCCCTCCATTTGTCTCCTCACTCCCCTTTTCTCTATTTATGGGTAAATAAAAAAGAACGCCGGGATAGACGTTCTTGTTAATCGATTAATGCATACAGTTATTTGTTTTTTATATAGTCCATCCCTTGCGTTGTTATTGCTAATACTAGATTATCTGACCCTTGCCCACTGTCTATGGCATATTCCTTTTCGATTAGGTATTCAATAGCCAGTTTGCTGTTTAGGTCTGCATTTATCATTGCTTTGGGTAATTTATAACTTCCTCCATTATTAGCGAAATGATAATCATAAAGACTTTGTAATAGTATATCTGATAATTTATTTCTTTCTTCATTAGTCATATGTAATCCCTCCTCTTCCTTCTACCATTCGACAAATGAGGAAGGAATCCTTTAAATAAATAATCGCCAGTGGCCGACGAACGTTATAGTATTACTCGATTTCACTTAATTTCAATTCAGTAAAACTTTTTTTGATAATTTCTTCAGAATAAAAATTTATTTTCCCACATTCTGTAACCTCTTTGTATTTTACTCGGTAGCATTTATTGCTTATCCTAACAATGTCCGCATCCATCATCAATTGCGCAGTTTGAAAATCAACAATACCTTCACTGCTCCCTCTAGCTCCGAGTCCAAATTCAGTAATAGCATAAACTTTGACAGCCCCACTCATAAAACCACTCCTCTTATATCTAATACTTTAACACTCTAACACCTTAATGCTTAAATACTATAATATCCGACAAAAAAAGGAATATCAATCCTAATAAAAGGATTCAGATTGGTCATAAAAAATACACCTCTCAACCTAGGTGTTTGCTTGTTGCAGAAACAGAATCAAACCAAGATATTTTATAGAATTGATTAAAGCTGAAATTCATATATCACCTTGATTATAGCTACATAGTAATTCTGGTACCCCCTTGATGATTGCATTGGGTTCTGTATTTTCGCCCGCAGGCCTTTTAATTTTCTACCATCATCTTCAGACACATCTTGCCCAAATACCCATAACTTTCTATTCTGAGTATCCATCGATAACAAAAATTAAAGTGAAATGAATACTTTATTTTCTTGATGCTAATAAGTTAGCGCTGGAGAAACTTCACGTATTTAACTGAATCTCGCCGTTAATTTAAGATAAGCTCCTAACGTTGCACACAGATTCCCTTAAAAATATAGTCTTTTATAATAATCACTAATAGCTTAGAGTTGCTATTCAAGGGATGAAGTTCTTTCCTTAAACAAATGCACAAAATTTATATTTGAGAGAGGTAGTTAAATGAAAATCGATTCACCAAAAATACCAAACGATTTACCTACAATCAATTTCCAAGATATTTTTTACCAAGAAGATCCAGAACTTGAATTATGTATAATTAATGATTCCTTTTTTGCTAATGAAGTGTTGCATAGAGTGCGATTATCTAAAATGTCTTTAAAAAATTGTAAGTTTAACAATACTAATTTTAGTAATATCGACATTACTGATGTTATTTTTGATAACTGCGATTTTTCAAATGCTAACTTGAGTAGTTCTTCTATACATAGGACGGTATTTAAAAATTGTAAATTATTAGGTCTGGATTTTACAGAGTCTCGATTTGGCAATGTTGAGTTTGATAATTCTTCACTGAACTTAGCCTCATTCGGAAATTCAAAACTAGAAAAAGTTAAATTTCTAGACACATCATTAGTAAGCTCTGATTTTTATGATTGTATATTTAAAAACGTCGAATTTAGATTATGCAACATAAACAGTGCAAACTTTGAAAAGACACCACTTAAAGGAATCGATATTAGTAATTCTACTTTTGAATCACTTACAGTATCTCTAGCAGATCTTAAAGGCTGCAAAGTGAGTTCTTTCCAAGCAATTCAATTTGCTTCTCTTTTAGGCTTGATAGTTACTGATTGAATTTATTCTAGTTATATAATTAACTTTGCCAACTTAACTTAGACAAAAAATGGCCATTATAAAATTCCAT from the Sporosarcina psychrophila genome contains:
- a CDS encoding CynX/NimT family MFS transporter, translated to MTRVSLSNERPELFVLLKERNEEMSKKVTKQNAFLIIFAIFAISINMRPAITSIGPMLETIREQLTLSNAQVSLLTAVPVICMGVFASMAPVLNRKFGLKYTIYAMLILIGLMTALRGFISSFLILIGTAFLIGIAIAVIGPLLSAMIKQYFPDRAASVIGIYSFGMGVGSAASAGLTAVFFDRTGSYLFALSIWSMLALLGLVAWFLAMRGNMEVRQLDSVVVKGKQKKVRSPWKTRKAWLFLLFFGLQSSAFFSIITWLAPIAISSGMTLLQAGTLLSIMTTVQIFLNILLPLLMERFPARKFWLMLMLIAGMLAVALFWTGIHPLMWAGAFIMGIPLGGLFPIALLLPLDETKTAEEASSWTAMMQTGGFIIGGLLPLLIAVVYDGTANHHYTFGIIMLLYVMMLILTLLMKNKGE
- a CDS encoding cupin domain-containing protein, translating into MSSNIDYTSPATQFTFDVNDSPIFKKDNQNFINVLGIKQLNTLENVSLLDIFLSAGNVIEPHYHQHAAELVYCISGACTVSFLNPFTKEIQNYPITPGQVANVPQGWWHYIVATANNTHFLGIFDAPTPEVILGSDLLKLTPSNIMAHTYCMDESQWKKAIAPVEPSTFIGPPKDCNRVKETTSYPVPHSVEQYADQMCPYTYQK
- a CDS encoding pentapeptide repeat-containing protein, which translates into the protein MKIDSPKIPNDLPTINFQDIFYQEDPELELCIINDSFFANEVLHRVRLSKMSLKNCKFNNTNFSNIDITDVIFDNCDFSNANLSSSSIHRTVFKNCKLLGLDFTESRFGNVEFDNSSLNLASFGNSKLEKVKFLDTSLVSSDFYDCIFKNVEFRLCNINSANFEKTPLKGIDISNSTFESLTVSLADLKGCKVSSFQAIQFASLLGLIVTD